The Eulemur rufifrons isolate Redbay chromosome 14, OSU_ERuf_1, whole genome shotgun sequence sequence GTTCCTGGTGCCCCAagctcctcctccctgctgccaccCAGACTTGTGGCAGAGCACTGTCTGGTCCCGTTCTCAGGGCGAGCACTGTGCTCAGTGACCCAGAGCCTGGAGAAGCTGCAGGTGCTGAGCAGCAAGGAGAAGTGGCGGGAGCCCTAGCCCGGAGGGACGGTGAGTGTCGCCAGCCGGGAGCCTGCGCCAGGGCACCAACAGGGGCAGCTACGGGAACAAGTACGCGCCCGCCCTCTCTCTCCAGTCTCACCAGGGCCTTTTCTTTTCAGAATCTGACGTTGGGTGACTGATCCACCCTGAAGCTGTGTGTCAGGAGGGCCACGCGCAGGCGGCTGCGGCAAGCAGCACGGCCCGGGGGGGCCAGAGGCTCAGGCCCCGGGAGCAGCCGGCAGACACAAACAGGACAGGGACTGTGGCCCGTGCCAGGCAGCTCGGGCCAGCACCAAGGCAGGACGAGGGCCTGTCACCCAGAACCTGGTGGTAAGGCCTAGAGCTTGTGGCCTGgcctgccctggcccaggcccaggccaggcACGGCCTTGGGGGGAGAGAGTGTCCCCATACATGGGTGCCAGAGGCTTGACCTTATGAGAACCGGGGCATCTGGAAAATGTCatttgttagaaaataaaatttatgaccAACTGGTGAAGGGCTCAGTTCTGATCACATGACATGCAGCACCGGCCAGCACATGGGGCCAAAGCAAGGGGAAAGCCATGCCAAGACCCCAGCCCCAGTGACCGTGGGCTCTGGGTGGATGTCCCTGGTGCCCAGGCCATGGAGCACCATGCTCAGGGCCAGGCCAAGTCAGCGACCCTGCTGCCCTGTCGCCTGCAGCGTGGGAACCTCTGTTCCAGCAGCACACGATTCCACAGAGTCCAGCTTGACTCAAGACAAGCTGCTACAAAAGCTAAGCACATCCCCGGCCCCAGGAAATGCGAGTGAGCCAGGTCCAGGCAGTCTGTTCCCACAGCAAAGCAAAGGACCTTCCCCACATTGGTGGCCCGTCTCACCCAGCTCTGAGGTGGGGTTGAGAGCACCACCTTCCTCACCGGGCCAGGCATGGGTGGTGGAAATTTTCCAACTCACCACTGGAGTCTTTGCAGACGTGGGGCTGTAGACCACCAGTGGTGGCCTTGCTGTCCCGTGTTGACTCTGCCGCTGTCGTTCTGCACAGTAGGCCTGTGCTTCCAGACTGTCCCCTGGCGCTGCTTGCAGACTGTTCTGAGAACGAGGAAAGGCAGGTTTGCAAAGCAGAGAGGATCTAGAACGGGAGCCTGACGCTGAGGGTCCCGGCACAGAAGCCCCCAGCCAGGTTGCCGGCCCAGGTGCTCGGGCTGGGCGTGTCCCAGTGAACACAGGCAGACATGTGGATGCCGCTGGCCGGGGCAGTGACTCCATGTGCCCCAACCTGGGACAGGAGGCCAGACCTGGTTCCACTCCAAGCAGTACCCAGTACCTGGGGTCCCAGAACCCCTCTTGGCCCCCCCTCCACAtccaggagaagggaggaggcccctcaccagcccagccctgggcctccatCGAAACCAAAAACCAGACAGCAGCTGAAGAGCggctttatttattgtttctttctccttcaacAACTCCATACGTAGCTGAGTCCCCGAGGCCCCGACCGTCCTGCGAACCAAGCCACAGTGAGGAAAAGCCGCTTCAAAGCTTCACTCAGTTCATACATCATGAATGAGAAAAATCTAACAAAGTAAATCCAACAACAACCAAAATTAACAGTATAATGTCCTACCCCAAGCGGGCTCTTCCCTGGACCCTGGGGCTGGCTCGGGAAGGGTGTGGGAACGAGCTGTCCTGGACGCAGCCGCCTCCACCAGAGCAAACCGTCTTCCGCATGGCCTCAGAGCTGTGCACCTGCCCCTCGGACGGCGACAGCGGGGCACTACGTGGTGAGACGCACACTGAGGAGAGTTTGAGCTTTTGGGTGGACACGCATGTCCTGAGCCTGAAGAGCCAGGCCCAGTGTGCCCAGATTGCCCACTGACCAACCTGAGAGGACGGGCTGGGTCCCAGCTGGCCCAGCCACCGCCGGATGACTGCTTGGGACAGTGGAGATGACAAGAGGCCTGCCTGCCCCATGCAGTCAGAAGGGTGAGCACAGAAACGCGCTAGAAGACACACTTTCATGGGACTCCCAGGGCCAGGTCTTCTCGGCCGGTGGGCACAGATACGGCTGCTGGTGGGGAGGGCGACAGCTGGCACAAGAGCCACCTCAGGAGGAAGCCGGAAGCAGCTTCTCCAGGGCCTTCTTCTGCTTCTCTGTGGCTGCAGCCACAGCCTCAGCCAGCTTCTCCTCGGGCATCATGTTGAGCACCTTGAGGGCGAAGAGGAGCTGGTACTTGGCAGTGCTGATGAAGGCGTTGCTCAGGAAGTTGGGAAAGCCTCCGACTCGGTCCTTCTGGGTGTACAGTGGGACCCGCACGAGGCCCAGCACCTGCACAAACAGGTCAGGGTTGGAGTCGGGTCCCCCACCCAGACAGCACACCCCTGCAGGAGGGGCCTGGGAGCTACTGAGCTAGGGGAAGAGCAGCCCGTTTTGCCAAGGACGTGGTGGGAGACCCAGGCCGGGTCTGGCAGGGCAGAAGCCAACCTGCTCCCTTGGAGCAGTGCAGCCCACTCCTCCCCAAGCACATGCCCAGGCCAACCCTGTACCCCCGTTACCCTAGCAGTGTGGGCGGGCTCCTGTGCCACCTCTCCCTGCTGCACCCCATGCTCCCCGGTCCAGACCACAAAACCCCCAACCCAAGAGGCTTCACACCCCCGGGAGGTTCCCGAGCCCTACAGTCCCCCTTTCTGCTCAGtttcccacctcccccagcaggCACCACTCCTccctcatcccttcctccccaccggtcccactccccactcccaggaTTGGCAATGGCAGGCAGCAAGGCAGATGTAACACAGCCCTgagggagccccagccccgcccctccttTCCTGGCCCCACCCTaggcccctctccccatcccataGCTGGAGACAGCGacaccccacccagcccagccagagGACCCTCAGGGGGACGTGTTACCCATCGGTGCCTTCCACGGAGCCAGAGCCAAACCccagggcggggggcggggcccggacggcgGCCCCACCTCCAGGCCGTGGTCGCGCGAGTGCACCGCGCTGATCTCCACAGCGTGCAGCTGCTCCAGCGTCAGCTGCCGCGCGTACAGGTGCGCCACGACACGGTGCGGGCCCTCGGTCAGGTGCGAGCTCAGGTAGTCGGCCTCGGTGAGACGCAgggagcccaggcccaggcccagcacccGGTTCAGTCCGTCCTCCAGCGACCAGAAGCGCCGGTCCACGAAGCCCCCGGGGAAGCCCAGCAGCCCGTCGAAGCGCATCTGCATCTGCAAGGGGAGCGCCAGGTCACGGGCGCGGGGTCGACGCGGCACGCCCGTCCCGAGGCCCGCCCGTCCCCGTCCTCACCAGCACCGAGAACCGCATGGGGATGCGGCCGAAGAGCTGCCCGGGGTTGGCGGCGTATAGCATGGCGTGGCACGAGTGGCTCCAGCCCGGGCCCAGACGCATCGCCTCCACCCGGCTGATCTGCTTCAGCTCGGGCACCGCCGCCGTCGACATCTTGTCACTGGTCCCCGCGGCCCTGCCGGCCCCCAGCCTTCAGGGGCCCCCCCACCTTCAACGCATGCGCTGGCCCGCCTGTGTCACACTCCACCAATCCGCGGGCAGCAGTGCCCCTAGGCCCCGCCTCCCCTCCAATCCCTGACGCGCGTCGGGGCAGAGCCCATCGCTGCCCTGCGACGCGTCGTTGAGAGGCGGAAGGGACAGTGTGCAAAAGCACGGGGTCGTGCGTGCCAGCCGACACCCAATAGCCACTCACCTCGAGCGGCGGCCCCGCCTACGGCCTGTGAAGACTACAACTCCCAAGATGCAACGCGCCGCCCGCACTCAGCGTCCTGAAAAGGCAGGTGCGCGCGGGACTCCGGGCTCAGGGTGTGCGCCACTTACCTGTCCCTGGGCGCCTCGAAGAGGACAACCGGCGTCCCAGCTGCTACGCGAAGTAGCGACGCTCTGCCAGGGTCCTCGGACCTGAGCGCCGAGGGCGGCAACTTTCCCCTGCCACGTTCCAcagctccccagctccccagctccccagctccACAGCTGTCCCTCGGGGCCACTCCGTCTGCCTCAGGAGAGCCGGCTGCCCCCAGTCCGGAGTCCACACCCAGACCTGGAGCTAGGCTGGATGGCC is a genomic window containing:
- the NUDT16L1 gene encoding tudor-interacting repair regulator protein isoform X2, which translates into the protein MSTAAVPELKQISRVEAMRLGPGWSHSCHAMLYAANPGQLFGRIPMRFSVLMQMRFDGLLGFPGGFVDRRFWSLEDGLNRVLGLGLGSLRLTEADYLSSHLTEGPHRVVAHLYARQLTLEQLHAVEISAVHSRDHGLEVLGLVRVPLYTQKDRVGGFPNFLSNAFISTAKYQLLFALKVLNMMPEEKLAEAVAAATEKQKKALEKLLPASS
- the NUDT16L1 gene encoding tudor-interacting repair regulator protein isoform X3, coding for MSTAAVPELKQISRVEAMRLGPGWSHSCHAMLYAANPGQLFGRIPMRFSVLMRFDGLLGFPGGFVDRRFWSLEDGLNRVLGLGLGSLRLTEADYLSSHLTEGPHRVVAHLYARQLTLEQLHAVEISAVHSRDHGLEVGPPSGPRPPPWGLALAPWKAPMGAGPRAGPTVHPEGPSRRLSQLPEQRLHQHCQVPAPLRPQGAQHDARGEAG
- the NUDT16L1 gene encoding tudor-interacting repair regulator protein isoform X1 encodes the protein MSTAAVPELKQISRVEAMRLGPGWSHSCHAMLYAANPGQLFGRIPMRFSVLMQMRFDGLLGFPGGFVDRRFWSLEDGLNRVLGLGLGSLRLTEADYLSSHLTEGPHRVVAHLYARQLTLEQLHAVEISAVHSRDHGLEVGPPSGPRPPPWGLALAPWKAPMGAGPRAGPTVHPEGPSRRLSQLPEQRLHQHCQVPAPLRPQGAQHDARGEAG